One region of Bosea sp. 29B genomic DNA includes:
- a CDS encoding XRE family transcriptional regulator, protein MDDLASRLAERLRGEREARGWSLNDLAERSGVSRAMISRIERGEASPTAVLLGRLSGAFGLTLSNLLARIENAGERVRRAKDQPLWRDPETGFVRRAISPAGNGDLELVAGELPPGAAIAYPASSYAFIRQQIWMQSGELDFDEGGIVTRLQAGDCMELGPPSDCRFSNPGTGPARYLVVVSRR, encoded by the coding sequence ATGGACGATCTCGCGTCAAGATTGGCAGAACGGCTGCGCGGCGAGCGCGAGGCCCGCGGCTGGAGCCTGAACGATCTCGCCGAGCGCTCGGGCGTCTCGCGCGCCATGATCAGCCGGATCGAGCGCGGCGAGGCAAGCCCGACCGCGGTGCTGCTCGGCCGGCTCTCCGGCGCCTTCGGCCTCACCCTGTCGAACCTGCTGGCGCGGATCGAAAATGCCGGCGAGCGCGTCCGCCGTGCCAAGGACCAGCCGCTCTGGCGCGATCCGGAGACCGGCTTCGTCCGCCGCGCCATCTCGCCGGCCGGCAATGGCGATCTCGAACTGGTCGCCGGCGAGTTGCCACCCGGCGCGGCGATCGCCTATCCCGCCAGCTCCTACGCCTTCATTCGCCAGCAGATCTGGATGCAGTCGGGAGAGCTCGATTTCGACGAGGGCGGCATCGTCACCCGGCTTCAGGCCGGCGACTGCATGGAGCTCGGCCCGCCCAGCGATTGCCGCTTCAGCAATCCCGGTACCGGGCCGGCGCGCTATCTTGTGGTCGTGAGCAGGCGCTGA